A window of Candidatus Hydrogenedentota bacterium genomic DNA:
TTTTCCACGGGCGCGTAGTCGTCTGTGAGGGTGACGCCCGCTTTCCGGCGCAACTCCGCCATTACAGCTTCGCTCAGCAGCATGCAGCGCCCATGATATTGCGCGTTGACGGCCTCCACGACGCCGCCCAGGTCGAGTGGCGGCCCCGACGCCGCAATCACAAACGTGGCGCGCTGATCCGGCTGGTCCGTGGTGGCGAACGCGGCCACGTGCGGAAAGACCGCTCCGCAGGTATTGAGCATGGCACCGAGAAAACGGCCCGATTCCAGCATGTCGATCAAGTTGAGCATGTACACCCCGCCCGGGGCGAGAAGGCCGCGGATCATCTCGGTGAACTCGCGCGTCGTGAGGTGGTACGGCACCGAGAAATCGTTAAGCGAGTCGCCAAAGATGCAGTCGTAAGCAGGAACGGCCTCGCCCGCGCGCTGCCTGCGCGCGAGGTCTTCCACGAAATTGCGGGCATCCATATCGTAGATGCCTATGGTGGTGTCACGAGGCAGCCCAAAGGCCTCATGCGCGGCTCGCGTGACCGCCGGATCGATTTCGACAACGTCAATGACACTGCCCGGCCGCGTGAGTTCAAGAAAACGGGGGAAAACGTAGCCCCCGCCGCCCAGGGCAAGCGCGCGCACGGGCGTTGGGGCAGCGCGCTGCTTCTCCAGTGCCGCGCTGTAGACCCATTCGTATTCGTAGCGCAAGTCGGCAGGCGCGCCCAGGTCAATGCGGCTGTGAATGAGCTTGTCGAGGCGAAATGTGCGCACCTGCGGCTGTTCCGGGTCTTCCGCATATACGGCGATGTACGAGTATTGACTCTCATCTTCATAGAGCATGCCCGGGCGCGGGAAGTCGCGCGCCGCGAGAGCGTAGGCAACAGGCCGCAGAACCGGGACGGGCGCCAGCGCGCACACGGCCAGAAACAGGGCAATGCCGGTCCATGCGCGGACCCACCAGCTGTTCCGCGCGTGCGCAAGCGCGAGAATCGTGAGGCATACCGCCGCCAGATACACCACGCCCGCGGCGCCAATCAACGCCACCAGCGCGTAGCCCGCGGAAAAGGTGCCCGCGATACTTCCCAGCGCGTTCCAGGAGTAAAGAACACCGACCGTTCGCCCGGCCCCGCTTTCACTTCCCAGAGCCAGGCGCGCAATGACGGGCGCGCAAGCTCCCATCAGGAACGCGGCCGGCAGGAACGCAAGCAGGGTGTGGGCGAGTATCTGCACCGGCCACGAAAGGTCCCAGAAAACGGGGCGAAACGCAAAGAACGCGTTAACAAGCGGCGACAGAAAGGCAAACAAGGCGGCCAGAACAAGCAGCGCAGGCAAGAGCGTGACGGCGGGTATGCGGTCCGCCCAGCGGCCGCCAGCGTAGCCTCCGAACGAAAGCCCCGCCAAGATCACGCCGATGATGGTGGTCCAGGTGTAAATGCTCTGGCCGAAATGACGCGAAAGAATGCGCGCGGCCGCCAATTCGAGCGCCATAGTTGCGACACCAAGAAAAAACATGGTTGCGACAAGACCCGGCCGCGCGCACTTGCCTGACGCTGCCGGGACATGCTCTGCAGGCGCAGACGGCCCGGCATGCCCTTCCTCGCGCGCACGCGGCAAGAGATACAAGAGTCCCGTTCCGGCCAACAGCCCAGTGGTTCCGAGCAGGACGCTCCTGCTGCCGAGGTACGCCAGCAGCACGAAGCCCGTGGTGAAGGTGCCCGCGATGCTGCCCCCGATCGAGAAAGCAAACAGATTCCCCATCGTGCGGCCCGTCGCCGCGCCACAGTTCAGCGCCCGTTTCGAAATTACAGGACTCAGCATGCCAAGGCAGATGAAGGGAGGCAGAAATACGGTGAAGACGTGCGCGGCAATGCGCCACGGCCAAGCCAGGGCCTGCAAGAATCCCAACCCGCCCAGGAACACGTTGGACGGCAGAATGGACAGACAGGATATCGCGGCAAGGATGAACACACCGCCCAGAACGCGCCGGCCGCAGGCGCGGTCCGCAATGCGGCCGCCAATATAGTTGCCGATGGCAATGCCCGCGAGCGTGGCGCCGATGACGTTTGTCCAGGTATACAGGGACTGACCGAGGTAGCGCGAGATGAGCCGCCCGGCAAGCAGTTCGAGCACCATGATGCAGGCGCTCGATATGAACACCGTCGCGTTCGGCGCGAGCATGCCCCGGACGCGCGGCGCCGGCTCCGGTGGATTGCCCCGACCCTGCTTCAAGGCTGCCACGGCGGGGTCTTTCT
This region includes:
- a CDS encoding fused MFS/spermidine synthase, whose translation is MKKAPRQTQRKKDPAVAALKQGRGNPPEPAPRVRGMLAPNATVFISSACIMVLELLAGRLISRYLGQSLYTWTNVIGATLAGIAIGNYIGGRIADRACGRRVLGGVFILAAISCLSILPSNVFLGGLGFLQALAWPWRIAAHVFTVFLPPFICLGMLSPVISKRALNCGAATGRTMGNLFAFSIGGSIAGTFTTGFVLLAYLGSRSVLLGTTGLLAGTGLLYLLPRAREEGHAGPSAPAEHVPAASGKCARPGLVATMFFLGVATMALELAAARILSRHFGQSIYTWTTIIGVILAGLSFGGYAGGRWADRIPAVTLLPALLVLAALFAFLSPLVNAFFAFRPVFWDLSWPVQILAHTLLAFLPAAFLMGACAPVIARLALGSESGAGRTVGVLYSWNALGSIAGTFSAGYALVALIGAAGVVYLAAVCLTILALAHARNSWWVRAWTGIALFLAVCALAPVPVLRPVAYALAARDFPRPGMLYEDESQYSYIAVYAEDPEQPQVRTFRLDKLIHSRIDLGAPADLRYEYEWVYSAALEKQRAAPTPVRALALGGGGYVFPRFLELTRPGSVIDVVEIDPAVTRAAHEAFGLPRDTTIGIYDMDARNFVEDLARRQRAGEAVPAYDCIFGDSLNDFSVPYHLTTREFTEMIRGLLAPGGVYMLNLIDMLESGRFLGAMLNTCGAVFPHVAAFATTDQPDQRATFVIAASGPPLDLGGVVEAVNAQYHGRCMLLSEAVMAELRRKAGVTLTDDYAPVENLLAHVASRAQDSLFVRRLLRADEFLVAGRIDDAIREAQSLLERAPRMAEAYIVLGRAQSARGDHAAAVAALRQAVALAPGDDGAQSALGRALFAAGRGAEAAACWRAALRINPRNVQAHASLGAFLVQSGRAREALPCLQEAVAIDASFVAAWVNLASAFYALEQYAGAQEALRKAIALQPDDPSLYEQLAAVCLKRNDFDGAWAAVRACRERGRMPDAAFLDALCDASGRREQAL